The Arachis hypogaea cultivar Tifrunner chromosome 14, arahy.Tifrunner.gnm2.J5K5, whole genome shotgun sequence genome has a segment encoding these proteins:
- the LOC114927607 gene encoding toMV resistance protein Tm-2(2)-like, giving the protein MAGSSSHFKYDVFLSFRGYTRLRFIDTLYHALINKRIVTFRDSEELRIGEELEGALLEAIERSRMSILILCDEYPASKWCLDELVKIMECSENGRKRPVLPVYYYVEKSDVQYQLNEYAKAMAAHKEKGRYNHKLESWKSALSQVGKIYGQRCNQNTPWGKTIDKIVEEVSKRLPPLPLYVDRPLGFESELEEAKSLLEIDSHATSFMVGIHGDGELSKFVAELYNKIRPHFVAGSFLSNVSEKTNENSGGLEDLQKTLLSEMGEEVKTKIGSTFKGSSEIRQRLGQKRVVLVLDDVDRIQQLNSLAGRIDWFGPGSRIIITTRYDNLLREHELNIGVEIRRHCIVGRQVEEDDADKGDIVGFMDDFSFVIEQLYDANNNVVSIIGMGGSGKTTLAQKIYKNKEVKDFFPCRGWSRVSKDYKPREVLLRLLHSLMKSTSTYENLEMEDLKKIVSNYLKGRKYLIVLDDMWEPEVWDDLRAAFPESNGSKILITSRNEEVANYTSSRPYKLPLLDKRESWELFCKKVFPGKECPFDLEPLGRSIVESCGGLPLAIVAIAGVVAKKKRSEREWQRVKECIHWHLTRDMTKVMDVLKLSYDSLSEELKPCFRYLGIYPEDFKIPTTELIQLWMAEGFMQESGLPNSPEPEVVGEEYLKELVDRNMVLVSRQRSDGGVKECLIHDLFRDLCIILSKADNFFEVCTGSNIHTLSNPHRLSLLCSEVSYMSSIKTNQSSTRSLFFFAGEDSSHDSLKYFQSVQVLHLGGQAWFLRIPSNFQAMIFLKYLKITITTLTSEVTEAPECIWSLSNLETMDTRGWQTSCIPKEFWKLKRLRHVYILSSDGASLPTEENGDDSRTKTIMWNLQILCGVDFDTPTAFLFREGRFSNLKKLTLWLNPEREKHSLWHELLFSLQHLISLHKLKLNCCPSNLSIHAKWFPLNLAKITLRAFGKMDCSSMKALGQFPNLKVLKLLGGTIPDPLDCVTGDFPKLQVFKMMQVPVQSWTLEKGAMPRLRYLLIWDCIGLCQLPEQLWSLTTLAKVRVTDPSEELRNSLQDVKVNHNCDLKLSHSIGIGLRRRMLKDTLKMSDTNS; this is encoded by the exons ATGGCAGGTTCATCATCACATTTCAAGTATGACGTTTTTCTGAGCTTTAGAGGCTACACAAGACTCAGATTCATAGACACTCTCTATCATGCTTTGATCAATAAAAGAATAGTGACGTTCAGAGATAGCGAGGAACTGAGGATAGGCGAGGAGCTGGAAGGTGCTCTTCTAGAAGCAATTGAAAGATCAAGGATGTCAATTCTTATACTGTGTGATGAGTATCCAGCTTCCAAGTGGTGCCTTGATGAACTCGTCAAGATCATGGAGTGTTCAGAGAATGGAAGGAAGCGACCGGTGCTACCGGTTTACTACTATGTGGAAAAATCAGATGTGCAGTACCAGCTCAATGAATATGCAAAAGCCATGGCTGCTcataaagaaaaaggaagatacaATCACAAGTTGGAATCATGGAAGTCAGCTTTGTCTCAAGTAGGCAAGATTTATGGTCAACGCTGTAATCAGAATAC ACCATGGGGTAAGACTATTGACAAGATTGTTGAAGAGGTCTCAAAAAGACTTCCTCCCTTGCCTCTTTATGTTGATCGTCCACTTGGATTTGAATCTGAACTTGAAGAGGCAAAATCACTTCTAGAGATTGATTCTCATGCTACCAGTTTTATGGTGGGAATTCATGGAGATGGTGAACTAAGCAAATTTGTTGCAGAGCTTTATAACAAGATCAGGCCTCACTTTGTAGCTGGAAGTTTTCTTTCTAATGTCAGTGAGAAAACAAATGAAAACAGTGGTGGCCTAGAAGATCTACAAAAGACTCTTCTTTCTGAGATGGGAGAGGAGGTAAAGACTAAGATTGGAAGCACATTCAAAGGATCCTCTGAAATAAGACAAAGACTAGGCCAGAAAAGAGTTGTTCTAGTTTTGGATGATGTTGATAGAATCCAACAACTGAATTCATTAGCAGGAAGGATTGATTGGTTTGGTCCTGGTAGTAGGATCATTATAACAACAAGATATGACAATCTGCTACGCGAGCATGAgttaaatattggtgttgagattaGGAGACATTGCATTGTTGGTAGACAGGTTGAGGAAGATGATGCAGACAAAGGAGATATAGTGggattcatggatgacttcagcTTTGTAATTGAGCAGCTTTATGATGCAAACAATAATGTCGTCTCCATCATTGGCATGGGTGGGTCGGGTAAGACTACTCTTGCTCAAAAGATCTATAAGAACAAAGAGGTCAAGGATTTCTTTCCTTGCCGCGGATGGAGTCGTGTTTCCAAAGATTACAAGCCAAGGGAAGTATTGTTGAGGCTCCTCCACTCTTTGATGAAGTCCACATCTACATATGAAAATTTAGAAATGGAGGATCTAAAGAAGATAGTGAGCAATTACCTGAAAGGGAGAAAGTACTTGATAGTACTTGATGATATGTGGGAACCTGAAGTATGGGACGATCTAAGAGCAGCCTTTCCAGAAAGCAATGGCagcaaaattttaataactagtCGTAATGAAGAGGTGGCAAATTATACAAGCTCAAGACCCTACAAACTTCCACTCCTTGATAAAAGAGAAAGCTGGGAACTGTTTTGCAAGAAAGTGTTTCCGGGTAAAGAGTGCCCTTTTGATCTAGAACCTCTTGGTAGATCAATTGTTGAAAGTTGTGGAGGTTTGCCACTTGCTATTGTTGCCATTGctggggttgttgccaagaagaaaAGGTCAGAAAGAGAATGGCAGAGAGTTAAGGAGTGCATCCACTGGCATCTCACCAGGGACATGACCAAAGTCATGGATGTACTAAAACTTAGCTATGACAGCTTGTCTGAAGAACTGAAGCCATGCTTTCGATATCTTGGTATCTACCCTGAAGATTTTAAGATTCCTACTACAGAACTAATCCAATTATGGATGGCTGAAGGTTTCATGCAAGAAAGTGGATTACCAAATTCACCAGAACCAGAAGTTGTTGGTGAGGAATACTTAAAAGAGCTAGTGGATCGTAACATGGTACTTGTGTCAAGACAGAGGAGTGATGGGGGTGTGAAAGAATGCCTAATCCATGATCTCTTCCGTGACCTCTGCATAATATTGAGCAAAGCTGATAACTTTTTCGAGGTTTGCACTGGGTCCAATATCCATACTCTAAGCAACCCTCATAGATTGTCCTTGTTGTGCAGTGAAGTGTCTTACATGTCCTCAATCAAAACTAATCAATCAAGCACtcgttctttgttcttctttgcCGGAGAGGATTCTTCACATGATTCTTTAAAATACTTCCAATCAGTTCAAGTGCTACATTTGGGAGGACAAGCATGGTTTCTACGCATACCCAGTAATTTTCAGGCTATGATCTTCCTAAAGTACttgaaaataacaataactaCTTTAACTAGTGAAGTAACAGAAGCTCCTGAGTGTATATGGAGCCTTTCGAATTTAGAAACGATGGATACAAGAGGTTGGCAAACATCTTGCATTCCAAAAGAATTTTGGAAGCTCAAGCGATTAAGACATGTCTATATATTATCCTCAGATGGTGCAAGTCTACCAACAGAGGAGAATGGAGACGATAgcagaacaaaaacaataatgtgGAATCTTCAGATTCTCTGTGGAGTGGATTTTGATACACCAACAGCATTCCTATTCAGGGAGGGAAGATTTTCCAACTTGAAAAAGTTGACTTTATGGTTAAATCCTGAAAGGGAGAAACATAGTTTGTGGCATGAATTATTGTTCAGTTTGCAGCATCTGATCAGTCTTCATAAGCTGAAACTAAACTGCTGTCCTTCAAATCTTTCAATACATGCAAAATGGTTTCCTTTGAATCTTGCAAAGATTACCTTGAGAGCGTTTGGTAAGATGGACTGCAGTTCCATGAAGGCTCTAGGACAGTTTCCCAACCTCAAAGTTTTGAAACTATTAGGAGGTACCATTCCAGACCCTCTTGATTGTGTCACTGGGGATTTCCCTAAACTTCAAGTGTTCAAAATGATGCAAGTCCCAGTCCAAAGTTGGACTTTAGAGAAAGGTGCAATGCCTCGCCTTCGATATCTGTTAATATGGGACTGTATTGGATTGTGTCAGCTTCCAGAACAACTCTGGTCCTTGACAACCTTAGCGAAAGTGCGTGTCACTGATCCCTCTGAGGAATTGAGAAACAGCTTGCAAGATGTTAAGGTAAATCATAACTGTGATCTCAAACTATCACATTCCATTGGCATTGGGCTCAGGAGGAGAATGTTAAAAGACACGTTGAAAATGAGTGACACAAATTCATAA
- the LOC112798098 gene encoding eukaryotic translation initiation factor 3 subunit H-like isoform X1, with the protein MANTMARSFLQVAATEEAAPPLRVVQMEGLVILKIIKHCKDHSPSLVTGQLLGLDVGSVLEVTNCFPFPMREEDEEIEADGANYQLEMMRCLREVNVDNNTVGWYQSTLLGSFQTVELIETFMNYQENIRRCVCIIYDPSRADQGVLALKALKLSDAFMELYRSNNFTGEKLREKNLSWVDIFEEIPIKVSNSALISAFMTELEPDSPVTQCDYDRLQLSTSSLMERNMEFLIECMDDLSLEQQKFQFYYRSLSRQQAQQQAWLQKRRVENMSRKAAGEDPLPEEDPSNPIFKPLPEPSRLESFLITNQISNYCNQINGVSGQSFNRLYLMKALHEE; encoded by the exons ATGGCTAACA CTATGGCTAGGTCGTTCCTCCAAGTGGCTGCTACCGAGGAGGCTGCTCCGCCTCTCAGAGTCGTCCAGATGGAAGGGCTG GTTATCCTGAAGATAATTAAGCATTGTAAGGACCACTCACCTTCTCTAGTCACTGGACAGCTTCTTGGGCTGGATGTTGGCAGTGTTCTTGAAGTTACTAACTGCTTTCCCTTTCCG ATGAGGGAGGAGGATGAAGAAATTGAAGCTGATGGTGCAAATTACCAGCTTGAGATGATGAGGTGCCTGAGGGAGGTGAATGTTGACAACAATACCGTTGGATG GTACCAATCTACATTGCTTGGCTCATTTCAGACTGTGGAACTGATTGAAACCTTCATGAATTACCAG GAGAATATTAGACGCTGTGTTTGCATAATATATGATCCATCAAGGGCTGATCAAGGTGTCCTAGCCCTTAAGGCCTTGAAGCTTTCTGATGCATTCATGGAACTCTATCGCAGCAACAATTTCACTGGAGAAAA GTTGAGGGAGAAGAACTTATCATGGGTGGATATCTTTGAGGAAATACCT ATCAAAGTTTCAAATTCTGCCCTTATCAGTGCTTTTATGACAGAACTGGAACCTGATTCTCCGGTTACCCAG TGTGATTATGATCGTCTTCAATTGTCAACCAGTTCATTAATGGAGAGGAACATGGAATTTTTGATTGAATGCATGGATGACTTGTCCCTAGAACAACAAAAG TTCCAATTCTACTATAGGAGCTTGTCGCGTCAGCAGGCTCAACAGCAAGCTTGGCTTCAGAAGAGAAG GGTGGAGAACATGTCACGTAAAGCTGCTGGAGAGGACCCTTTGCCTGAGGAAGATCCTTCAAACCCCATCTTCAAGCCACTCCCTGAACCATCACGGTTGGAGAGCTTCCTCATTACTAATCAAATTTCAAACTACTGCAACCAAATCAATGG GGTGTCAGGGCAGAGTTTTAACAGACTCTATTTGATGAAGGCTTTGCATGAGGAATGA
- the LOC112798098 gene encoding eukaryotic translation initiation factor 3 subunit H-like isoform X2, producing MANTMARSFLQVAATEEAAPPLRVVQMEGLVILKIIKHCKDHSPSLVTGQLLGLDVGSVLEVTNCFPFPMREEDEEIEADGANYQLEMMRCLREVNVDNNTVGWYQSTLLGSFQTVELIETFMNYQENIRRCVCIIYDPSRADQGVLALKALKLSDAFMELYRSNNFTGEKLREKNLSWVDIFEEIPVSSISLTFMLSTAVFPLQCDYDRLQLSTSSLMERNMEFLIECMDDLSLEQQKFQFYYRSLSRQQAQQQAWLQKRRVENMSRKAAGEDPLPEEDPSNPIFKPLPEPSRLESFLITNQISNYCNQINGVSGQSFNRLYLMKALHEE from the exons ATGGCTAACA CTATGGCTAGGTCGTTCCTCCAAGTGGCTGCTACCGAGGAGGCTGCTCCGCCTCTCAGAGTCGTCCAGATGGAAGGGCTG GTTATCCTGAAGATAATTAAGCATTGTAAGGACCACTCACCTTCTCTAGTCACTGGACAGCTTCTTGGGCTGGATGTTGGCAGTGTTCTTGAAGTTACTAACTGCTTTCCCTTTCCG ATGAGGGAGGAGGATGAAGAAATTGAAGCTGATGGTGCAAATTACCAGCTTGAGATGATGAGGTGCCTGAGGGAGGTGAATGTTGACAACAATACCGTTGGATG GTACCAATCTACATTGCTTGGCTCATTTCAGACTGTGGAACTGATTGAAACCTTCATGAATTACCAG GAGAATATTAGACGCTGTGTTTGCATAATATATGATCCATCAAGGGCTGATCAAGGTGTCCTAGCCCTTAAGGCCTTGAAGCTTTCTGATGCATTCATGGAACTCTATCGCAGCAACAATTTCACTGGAGAAAA GTTGAGGGAGAAGAACTTATCATGGGTGGATATCTTTGAGGAAATACCTGTAAGCTCTATCAGCCTTACT ttTATGTTATCAACTGCTGTTTTTCCATTGCAGTGTGATTATGATCGTCTTCAATTGTCAACCAGTTCATTAATGGAGAGGAACATGGAATTTTTGATTGAATGCATGGATGACTTGTCCCTAGAACAACAAAAG TTCCAATTCTACTATAGGAGCTTGTCGCGTCAGCAGGCTCAACAGCAAGCTTGGCTTCAGAAGAGAAG GGTGGAGAACATGTCACGTAAAGCTGCTGGAGAGGACCCTTTGCCTGAGGAAGATCCTTCAAACCCCATCTTCAAGCCACTCCCTGAACCATCACGGTTGGAGAGCTTCCTCATTACTAATCAAATTTCAAACTACTGCAACCAAATCAATGG GGTGTCAGGGCAGAGTTTTAACAGACTCTATTTGATGAAGGCTTTGCATGAGGAATGA